A region from the Candidatus Electrothrix scaldis genome encodes:
- a CDS encoding M48 family metallopeptidase, producing MNPYLVFILTVLVASYFLDLVVSFLEIRSLQPELPAEFKDVYDEEKYRKSQEYTRVTARFSLIQDTITLVATLLFILAGGFNTVDFLARSVGWGSISTGLLFTGMVILLSFVLGLPFSLYSTFVIEERFGFNKTTVKTFFLDLLKGVLLAILIGGPLLAAVLWFFEITGTLAWIYCWLAVTLFTFILQFLAPVLIMPLFNKFTPLEDGELKEGITEYAAQQDFAIQGIYTMDGSKRSTRLNAFFTGFGRFRRIVFFDTLVEKLLPQEIIAVLAHEMGHFKQKHILKMMGLSILQTGLMFYILSLFLGNAQLFAAFGMEHISVYAGLIFFGFLYTPVSMLLSIFFHIYSRKNEYQADAWAVETTADQGEGLINGLKKLSVHNLSNLTPHPFNVFIHYSHPPVLQRIQAIRGFAQKKGGA from the coding sequence ATGAACCCATATCTTGTTTTTATTCTCACCGTTCTTGTTGCCAGCTATTTTCTGGATCTGGTTGTTTCCTTTCTTGAGATTCGTTCTCTGCAACCTGAGTTGCCCGCTGAATTTAAGGATGTTTATGATGAGGAAAAGTACCGTAAGTCACAGGAGTATACCAGGGTAACAGCCCGTTTTTCCCTGATACAGGATACGATTACCTTGGTCGCAACCCTTCTTTTTATTTTGGCAGGGGGATTTAATACCGTTGACTTTCTGGCCCGGAGTGTGGGCTGGGGATCTATCAGTACCGGCCTGCTCTTTACCGGAATGGTTATCCTGCTCTCTTTTGTGCTGGGGCTGCCATTTTCCCTCTATTCCACCTTTGTCATTGAAGAGCGATTCGGATTTAACAAAACCACGGTAAAGACCTTTTTTCTCGATTTGTTGAAAGGTGTCCTGCTGGCAATTCTTATAGGGGGACCTTTGCTTGCTGCTGTGCTCTGGTTCTTCGAAATTACCGGGACACTGGCCTGGATCTATTGCTGGCTGGCTGTGACCCTGTTCACCTTTATTCTTCAATTCCTGGCGCCAGTCCTTATTATGCCGCTGTTTAATAAGTTTACTCCCCTGGAGGATGGTGAGTTAAAGGAGGGGATTACTGAATATGCAGCGCAGCAGGACTTTGCTATTCAGGGGATTTACACGATGGACGGTTCCAAGCGCTCCACCCGGCTCAACGCCTTTTTCACCGGATTCGGGCGCTTTCGTCGCATCGTCTTTTTTGATACCCTGGTTGAGAAACTCTTGCCCCAGGAGATAATTGCTGTCCTGGCCCACGAGATGGGGCATTTTAAGCAGAAGCATATCCTGAAGATGATGGGGCTCTCTATTTTGCAAACAGGCCTCATGTTTTATATCCTTTCCCTCTTTCTCGGCAATGCACAGCTCTTTGCCGCCTTTGGTATGGAGCATATCTCGGTTTATGCTGGTTTGATTTTTTTTGGTTTTCTCTATACGCCGGTTTCCATGCTGCTCTCCATCTTTTTTCATATTTATTCCAGGAAGAATGAATATCAGGCCGATGCCTGGGCTGTAGAGACCACCGCTGATCAGGGAGAAGGTCTGATCAACGGACTGAAAAAACTCAGTGTGCATAATCTCTCTAACCTGACCCCGCACCCCTTTAATGTTTTTATTCATTATTCCCATCCGCCGGTCTTGCAACGGATTCAGGCGATTCGAGGGTTTGCTCAGAAAAAAGGTGGAGCGTAG
- a CDS encoding DUF2786 domain-containing protein, with product MNERGKGKRRKEERCTEAVRRAWLEQLRHEFKTICFQYRVQLRSPIFELSAARQQLGCWIPEQRVIRISEDLITSSSWDVVLMVLKHEMAHQVCSELLGISQTGHGPEFQEACQLLGVPEPYNRATGDLPEILKEPSSNAPTEAGRKIIQRVNKLLALAGSENEHEAALAMQRATELLHRHNLHILHTASQEQNAACVRLTIRTGKKQIASWQRAICRILTDYFFVEVIFSSLYDAQRQDNYKTIELLGRSENVPVAEHCYYFLLQQLESLWQRNRQKWQGENRNTRTAKNSYYLGLLHGFAQKLAEQRASQHADNLRQMSEGKNMGQGEVSEALGTLCVQEDNQVQAFVGFHFPRLQTRSVRSLRIQQQPYEEALITGKKIILHQSLTEKKGQEQSLLISR from the coding sequence ATGAACGAGCGAGGTAAGGGTAAGAGGCGCAAGGAGGAACGATGTACTGAGGCGGTTCGGCGGGCTTGGCTTGAGCAATTGCGTCATGAGTTTAAGACGATCTGTTTTCAGTACAGAGTGCAGCTTCGTTCCCCGATTTTTGAGCTGTCAGCAGCCAGGCAGCAGCTGGGATGCTGGATTCCTGAGCAGCGTGTCATACGAATCAGCGAAGATCTGATAACCAGCTCTTCCTGGGATGTGGTCCTGATGGTGCTGAAGCACGAGATGGCGCATCAAGTCTGTTCTGAGCTGCTTGGTATTTCCCAGACAGGGCATGGGCCGGAGTTCCAAGAGGCCTGTCAGTTGCTCGGTGTTCCAGAACCCTATAATCGTGCCACTGGTGACCTGCCCGAGATCCTTAAAGAGCCCTCCAGCAATGCCCCGACAGAGGCAGGGCGGAAGATTATTCAGCGGGTCAATAAATTGCTGGCCCTGGCCGGGTCAGAGAATGAGCATGAGGCGGCCTTGGCTATGCAACGGGCAACAGAGCTCCTGCATCGGCATAATCTCCATATTCTGCATACAGCCTCCCAGGAGCAGAACGCAGCCTGTGTTCGATTGACTATCAGGACCGGGAAAAAGCAGATAGCCTCCTGGCAACGGGCTATTTGTCGTATCCTGACGGATTATTTCTTTGTCGAGGTGATTTTTTCTTCGCTTTACGATGCCCAACGCCAGGATAATTATAAGACCATAGAGCTCCTTGGGCGCTCGGAAAATGTGCCTGTGGCCGAACACTGCTATTATTTCCTGCTTCAGCAGCTGGAGAGCCTTTGGCAAAGAAATCGACAGAAGTGGCAGGGGGAAAACAGGAACACTAGAACGGCGAAAAACAGCTATTACCTTGGCCTTTTGCATGGCTTTGCTCAAAAGCTTGCCGAGCAGCGTGCAAGTCAACATGCAGATAATCTGCGCCAGATGTCCGAGGGTAAAAATATGGGGCAAGGGGAGGTGAGCGAAGCTCTGGGAACTCTTTGTGTGCAGGAAGATAACCAGGTACAGGCCTTTGTCGGATTTCATTTTCCTCGCTTGCAAACCCGATCTGTTCGTTCTCTGCGCATCCAGCAGCAGCCCTATGAGGAGGCGCTTATTACGGGAAAGAAAATAATTCTTCACCAGAGCCTGACGGAAAAGAAGGGACAGGAACAAAGCCTGTTAATTTCTCGTTAG
- the elbB gene encoding isoprenoid biosynthesis glyoxalase ElbB codes for MSKKKIAVILSGCGHQDGAEIHEATLTLWAIHKNGAEYQCFAPNIMQHHVLNHINGQEMDEQRNVLIEAARIARGKVEDLTLFDASTVDALVIPGGVGAAKNLCSFAFDGSVCTVNKDVEQAVKGMHEAGKPIGALCIAPVLLARILGDIVLTIGHDAETAAAIREMGATHAPTGVGEIAVDQQNKIVTTPCYMLDSRVDQIADGADALVQAVLGFLPA; via the coding sequence ATGAGTAAGAAAAAAATAGCAGTAATATTGTCCGGCTGCGGTCATCAGGACGGAGCGGAAATTCACGAGGCCACCTTAACGCTGTGGGCAATTCATAAAAACGGGGCCGAGTACCAGTGTTTTGCCCCAAACATTATGCAGCACCATGTTCTGAACCATATAAACGGTCAGGAGATGGACGAGCAACGGAATGTGCTCATCGAGGCAGCCCGTATTGCCCGGGGTAAGGTGGAGGATCTGACCCTCTTTGATGCAAGCACTGTGGATGCCTTGGTTATTCCCGGCGGGGTAGGTGCGGCTAAGAACCTCTGTTCTTTTGCCTTTGACGGCTCGGTATGTACGGTCAATAAGGATGTGGAGCAGGCAGTCAAGGGCATGCATGAGGCTGGAAAACCCATCGGAGCCCTCTGTATAGCCCCGGTTCTGCTGGCCAGGATTCTCGGCGATATCGTATTGACCATAGGGCACGATGCGGAGACAGCTGCCGCAATCCGGGAGATGGGAGCTACTCATGCACCGACCGGAGTCGGAGAAATAGCGGTGGATCAGCAGAATAAGATTGTTACCACGCCTTGTTATATGCTCGATTCACGGGTTGATCAGATTGCGGATGGTGCGGACGCACTTGTCCAGGCTGTCCTGGGGTTCCTTCCAGCCTAG
- a CDS encoding biotin--[acetyl-CoA-carboxylase] ligase produces MQDIRAQQLVFLDRLHTGPFSSPDIEKIFAYGAPVGATIEHHPRLERCMGRLQELVQEEEEQGRVLGAGTIVLADTLSHSSGRFDRVWHAPEGGLWLAMVWPDILLPEFTRLLPFAIGVACCRTIRQFGVDARLKWVNDVHIGRKKLAGILCSTMRSLGYDRYHLIGIGMNGNNQIFPEELQGKATSLRAELSRKIDLTALTGCLLTELQWALGLLHYDEEQALAEGLDCEQGRESLLLAVWRDLCDTAGRRVEYGFDIEKKAMYRALAREIDPCGGLVMELEDGGTVTEYSGEIVYL; encoded by the coding sequence GTGCAAGACATTCGTGCGCAGCAGCTGGTCTTTCTTGACCGTCTGCACACTGGCCCCTTTTCCTCCCCGGATATTGAGAAAATTTTTGCCTATGGTGCCCCGGTTGGGGCCACCATTGAGCATCATCCCCGACTTGAGCGCTGTATGGGCCGTCTACAGGAGCTGGTGCAGGAGGAGGAAGAGCAGGGGCGGGTCTTGGGCGCAGGCACGATTGTGCTTGCCGATACCCTGAGTCATTCCAGTGGTCGCTTTGACCGGGTCTGGCATGCCCCGGAAGGGGGCCTCTGGCTGGCTATGGTTTGGCCGGATATCCTGCTCCCTGAGTTCACCCGTCTTCTCCCCTTTGCTATTGGTGTGGCCTGCTGCCGAACAATCAGGCAGTTTGGCGTTGATGCACGTCTGAAGTGGGTTAATGATGTCCATATCGGGCGGAAGAAGCTTGCTGGCATCCTCTGCTCAACCATGCGGAGTCTTGGCTATGATCGCTACCACCTGATCGGGATCGGGATGAACGGGAATAATCAGATTTTTCCCGAAGAGCTTCAGGGCAAGGCCACAAGTCTGCGTGCCGAGTTATCTCGGAAAATAGATCTGACAGCCCTGACCGGCTGTTTGTTGACGGAATTGCAATGGGCGCTGGGGCTGCTCCATTATGATGAGGAGCAGGCACTAGCAGAGGGGCTGGATTGCGAGCAGGGCAGGGAATCTCTGTTGCTGGCTGTTTGGCGTGATCTCTGTGATACTGCGGGGCGGCGCGTCGAGTACGGTTTTGATATAGAAAAGAAAGCCATGTACCGTGCCCTTGCGCGGGAGATTGATCCCTGTGGTGGGCTGGTCATGGAGTTGGAAGATGGGGGGACTGTCACGGAATATTCCGGGGAGATTGTCTATCTCTGA
- the ppk2 gene encoding polyphosphate kinase 2 has protein sequence MAKPRLDIEKEEKESLDHASSSADEQEDDPEEKLAVEHENAEEKAQPGKKKKKQKKVRENKAKNICIDGREVRLKEFVKEYKNLVEGAPKLNKYQRKAIKRYHREEALKPYQAELIRMQKHLELNKRRMVILFEGRDAAGKGGTIRRVTRYMNEKHYRIVALGKPTEHQKTQWFFQKYVTEFPRGGEVVLFDRSWYNRAVVEPVFGFCTNEEYNDFMRGVTGFEKDLVRQGTVLVKLYFSVTKEEQARRFERRKTDPLRQWKLSEIDVQAQNRWDDFTRQKYEMLKRTHTNVAPWTIIRSNNKHEARLNAMKIILNAVPYDRGNKDLDYVPDPDVVISGAREKELMDAQLLKLGRFIG, from the coding sequence ATGGCTAAACCAAGATTGGATATTGAAAAGGAAGAAAAGGAATCTTTGGACCACGCATCATCATCTGCGGATGAGCAGGAAGACGATCCCGAAGAAAAGCTTGCGGTAGAGCATGAGAACGCAGAGGAAAAAGCGCAGCCTGGAAAGAAAAAGAAAAAACAGAAGAAAGTGAGAGAGAACAAAGCGAAAAACATTTGTATTGACGGGCGAGAAGTCCGTCTGAAAGAATTTGTAAAGGAATATAAGAATCTTGTTGAGGGGGCACCAAAGCTGAATAAATATCAACGCAAGGCCATTAAACGCTATCATAGGGAAGAAGCTCTGAAGCCCTATCAGGCCGAATTGATCAGGATGCAGAAGCATCTGGAGCTGAACAAGCGCCGCATGGTTATCCTTTTTGAGGGACGGGATGCAGCCGGTAAAGGCGGTACCATCCGGCGAGTAACCCGCTATATGAACGAAAAACATTACCGGATTGTGGCCCTTGGTAAGCCGACAGAGCACCAGAAAACCCAGTGGTTTTTCCAGAAATATGTCACCGAGTTTCCCCGTGGTGGCGAGGTAGTGCTGTTTGATCGCAGCTGGTATAATCGGGCCGTGGTGGAACCGGTTTTCGGCTTTTGTACCAACGAGGAATATAATGACTTCATGCGCGGGGTCACTGGTTTCGAGAAGGATTTGGTCCGCCAGGGAACGGTCCTGGTTAAGCTGTATTTTTCTGTAACCAAGGAAGAACAGGCCAGACGTTTTGAGCGCCGTAAGACCGACCCGTTGCGGCAGTGGAAGTTGTCAGAGATTGATGTCCAGGCCCAGAATCGCTGGGATGATTTTACCCGGCAGAAATACGAAATGCTGAAGCGCACCCATACCAACGTGGCTCCCTGGACCATTATTCGCTCCAATAATAAGCATGAGGCGCGTCTCAATGCGATGAAGATCATCCTTAATGCGGTTCCCTATGATCGGGGCAATAAGGATCTCGACTATGTGCCAGACCCTGATGTGGTGATCTCCGGGGCTCGCGAAAAGGAATTGATGGATGCCCAGCTCCTGAAATTGGGGCGTTTTATTGGATAG
- the cmoA gene encoding carboxy-S-adenosyl-L-methionine synthase CmoA, which produces MNNDRLYSSGKVTEDFSFNDKVAEVFDDMFDRSVPHYRTVIKIIASMIRHLAKPESRICDLGCATGSTLLELSRLLPDMNLRFIGLDNAPAMLDKARRKAEMFGKSAVIEFHQQDITAPELSSALAGTDIILCNYTLQFIRPMLRQNFINRLAEALPAGGLLFLSEKIISSHSLLNRTFIDLYHNFKRDQGYSELEIAAKREALENVLIPFTPKENIKLLQENGFQDVEMFFRWINFASFVALKK; this is translated from the coding sequence ATGAACAACGACAGGTTATACAGCAGCGGTAAAGTAACAGAGGATTTTTCCTTTAACGATAAGGTGGCCGAGGTCTTTGACGATATGTTTGATCGCTCAGTGCCCCATTACCGCACCGTGATCAAGATCATCGCCTCCATGATCCGTCATCTGGCCAAACCGGAAAGCCGGATCTGCGATCTGGGATGTGCCACAGGCTCCACCCTGCTGGAGCTCTCCCGCCTGCTGCCGGATATGAATCTGCGTTTCATCGGCCTGGATAATGCCCCGGCCATGCTGGACAAAGCACGCCGCAAGGCGGAGATGTTCGGCAAAAGCGCGGTGATTGAATTTCACCAGCAGGACATTACTGCCCCCGAGCTCTCGTCAGCTCTTGCAGGCACAGATATCATTCTCTGCAATTACACCCTGCAATTTATCCGCCCCATGCTCCGCCAAAACTTCATCAATCGCCTTGCTGAAGCACTTCCGGCTGGCGGGTTGCTCTTTCTTAGCGAAAAAATCATCAGCAGCCACAGCCTTCTCAACAGAACCTTTATTGATCTCTACCATAATTTCAAGCGAGACCAAGGCTATTCGGAATTAGAGATCGCCGCTAAGCGGGAGGCTCTGGAAAACGTTCTGATCCCCTTTACCCCGAAGGAAAATATCAAGCTCCTCCAGGAAAACGGTTTTCAGGATGTGGAGATGTTTTTTCGTTGGATTAATTTTGCCTCGTTCGTGGCTCTGAAAAAATAG